CGGCATGGACGACGGCGACGAGGTGCACGACGACAGCCGCTCCACCGACCCCTCGGACCGTGACACCGACGACGACGGCGTGCGCGACGGCGACGAGGACGCCGACCACGACGGCGTCGACAACGAGGACGAGGACGACCTGCTCGAGTCGTGCGCGGCCGACGACGACGACAGCGACCACGACGGCGTGCGTGACGAGGACGAGAACGAGCACGGCACGCGCGCCGGGGTCGCGGACAGCGACCACGACGGAACGGTCGACGGCGAGGAGGACAGCGACGACGACGGCGTCAGCGACTCCGACGACGACGACTCCACCGAGGACCACTGCTCATCCGACGACGACCAGCACGACGAGGACGAGACCGACGACCACGGATCGGACGACCGCCGCTGACGCGTACTCGTCCCCGGATGCCCGTCCGGACGCCCCGTCGGACGCACGAGGGCCCGACCGCGGCTGCGGTCGGGCCCTCGTCGCGTCGTGCGCCTGACGCTCAGTCCAGGTAGTCGCGCAGCACCTGCGAGCGGCTCGGGTGGCGCAGCTTGGACATCGTCTTCGACTCGATCTGGCGGATCCGCTCGCGGGTCACGCCGTAGACCTTGCCGATCTCGTCGAGCGTCTTGGGCTGGCCGTCGGTGAGGCCGAAGCGCATCGACACCACGCCCGCCTCGCGCTCGGAGAGCGTGTCGAGGACGGCGTGCAGCTGCTCCTGCAGCAGCGTGAACGACACGGCGTCGGCGGGGACGATCGCCTCGGAGTCCTCGATCAGGTCGCCGAACTCGGAGTCGCCGTCCTCGCCGAGCGGGGTGTGCAGGGAGATCGGCTCGCGGCCGTACTTCTGGACCTCGATGACCTTCTCCGGGGTCATGTCGAGCTCCTTGGCCAGCTCCTCCGGCGTGGGCTCGCGGCCCAGGTCCTGGAGCATCTGGCGCTGCACGCGCGCGAGCTTGTTGATGACCTCGACCATGTGCACCGGGATGCGGATGGTGCGGGCCTGGTCGGCCATCGCGCGGGTGATCGCCTGGCGGATCCACCACGTCGCGTAGGTCGAGAACTTGTAGCCCTTGGTGTAGTCGAACTTCTCGACCGCGCGGATCAGGCCGAGGTTGCCCTCCTGGATCAGGTCCAGGAAGAGCATGCCGCGTCCGGTGTAGCGCTTGGCGAGGGAGACCACGAGGCGGAGGTTGGCCTCGAGGAGGTGGTTCTTCGCGCGGCGACCGTCCTCGGCGATCCACTCGTACTCCTCGAGCATCTTCGCGCTGATCCGACCGCCCTTGGCGAGCTTCTCCTCCGAGAACAGGCCGGCCTCGATCCGCTTGGCGAGCTCGACCTCCATCTCGGCGTTGAGCAGCGGGACCTTGCCGATCTGCTTGAGGTAGTCCTTGACCGGGTCGGCGGTCGCGCCGGCGACCATGACCTGCTGCTCGGGCTCGTCGGTCTCGTCGGCCGCGGAGACGGTGAAGGCCTGCTTCTCGTCCTCCTTGATCGTCGGATCTGCGGCGACGTCCTTCTCGAACTGGTCGTCCGGGATGTCCGGGAGGACCTTCTTGCCGTCCGGGCCCACGGCGGGCGTCTCGACCGCACCGAGGTCGACGACCTCGTCGGCGCCGGTCGCCGTGGCAGTGGCCTTCTTCGCCGCCGCCTTCTTGGCGGGCGCGGCCTTCTTGGCGGGCGCGGCCTTCTTCGCCGGCGCGGCGGGCTCGGCGGCGGCGGACGCGGCCGCCTTCTTCGCCGGGGCCTTCTTGGCCGCTGCCGAGGTGGACGCCCGCTTGCTGGTGGCGGCGACCGCGCGCAGGCTCGAGGCATCGAGCTGGACCGTGATGCCGAGCTCCCCGAGGTGCACGAGCAGCGCCTTCAGGTGACGAGGCTCGACCCCCGCCTCGTCACTGGCCCGGCGCACGTCCTGGGGGGACACGGTGCCGGTCGGGGCGCCGCCCTCGACCAGGGCGGTGATGGAGGGGTGCGACAGCACCTCCGCGGGGAGCAACTTGCGTGCGTGTGAGGACACGAACACCTCTCGTCAAGCAACTTCGGGGCGCGGCGAGGCCCGGAGACGTCAAGAGCCGCTCGGTCATTCTGCCACGAGGGTCCACGGAGGCGTGGATCGCCCTCACTGCGCGTCGCGCGCCGCCGCCTTCTTCGCCTTCTTGAAGTCGCGCACCTTCTGCAACGAGTCGGCGTCGACGACGTCGGCGACCGACCGGTGGCCCTCGAGGGCGTAGTCGCCGACGGCGGCCTCCCACCCGTCCGGACGTACGCCGAGCTGCTTGGCGAGCAGGGCGACGAAGATCTGCGCCTTCTGCTTGCCGAACCCGGGGAGCGACATCACCCGCTTCAGCAGGTCCTTGCCGTCGCGGGCCTCGGTCCACAGCCGCGACGCGTCACCGCCGTAGGTGTCCTCGACGATCCGGGCCAGCTCCTGCATCCGCGCCGACATCGACCCGGGGAAGCGGTGGATCGCCGGCGGGGTGGACGCCATCGCGGCGAACTCCTCGGGGTCGGCCGAGGCGATCGCGCCCGGCTCGACGGTGCCGAAGCGGTCGAGGACCTTGGCCGGCCCGCGGAACGCGTGCTCCATCGGGTACTGCTGGTCGAGCATCATCCCCACGAGCAGGGCGAAGGCGGAGTCGTCGAGGACCTTGTCGGCGGCCGGGTCACCGGTGATCTGGAAGCCCATGCGGGCGATTGTGCCAGTCCCGCGGCCCGTCCGGCGTGTGCCGGGTGGGCGTCACCGCGAGGTGGTCACGTCGCCCTGGTGGTCACTGGGCCTTGACGGCGAGGACCGGGCAGGGTGCGTCGAGCAGCACGCGCTGGGCGTTGCTGCCCAGGATCAGCTTGCCGACCGGCGAGCGGCGGCGCAGGCCGATGACGAGCAGCTCGGCGTCGTTGGCCTCGGCGATGCTGATCAGGTCCTCGGCGGGCTCGAAGCCGCGCACCAGCTGGCGCACGTCGTGCTCGACGCCCGATGCCTCGAGCTTCTCGCGGATCGTCGCCATGTCGTCCTCCGCGGCCCGGGCCTTGACGCCGTCGAACTCCTGGCCGCCCCGGTGGGAGTTGACCACGACCAGCTTGCCGCCGCGCAGCTTCGCCTCGCTGATGCCGGCTTCCAGGGCGGCCTCGCCCTCCGGCTTCGGGACGTATCCGACGACAACGGTGCCCATGGGGTCTCCTCTCGCGGCCGCAGCCCCGTGTGGCTGGCCTGCTGGCACCGTAACGGAAACCTCGTGGGTTGGGCAGCCTGTGGACAGGCGCGCCGGGGCGCCTCCCGTCCGTCAGGGTGGGACGGTGCTCCGCAGTGCCGTCCACGCACCGATCGACCGCGAGACCCACGCGGTGCTGCGCGCCGCCGTGCTGGCGCTGGTCGACGCGCGACCCGGCAGACGCTTCGCGCCGGTCCTCCACGCCGGACGCCCCGGTCTCGCGGTGCGCCACCAGGACCCCCGCCCCGGGTCCGCGGGTGCCGTTCCCGTGGACGACGCCGGCCTGCGTGCCGACCTCGCCCTCGCGCTGCTGCGCCGGGCGCGGGCGCTGCACCGGGAGCCGCTCGTCTGGCTGACCCGTCCCGGAGAGCTGAGCGTGCACGACGACGACCTCCGGTGGCTCGGGCCGACGGCGTGGGCGGCGCAGGCGCTGGGCCTCCCGGCCGGGCTGGTCGTCGTCACGCCCCGCGGCTGGTTCGACCCCGTCTCCGGCGTGCAGCGCGAGTGGCAGCGGATGCGGCCGCGCGCCCCGGGATGACGGTCAGTCCCACTCGTGGACCGGCTGGTTGCTGTGCATCCGCTCGCGGTAGTCGAGGAGGGCCGCCCGGAGCGTGTCGTAGCGGTCGGCTCCCCCGCGCTCGTGCACCCGGCCGACGAACCACGCGGCGCCGCTGGTCTCCTTGAGGCAGCGCTGCTCGATGATGCCGAGGTAGCGGTCGCTCTCCTCCGCTGGCACGCCGTAGGAGTCGAGGCCGGCACGCGCCATCGGCAGCAGCCGGCGCAGCACCAGCTCGGTCGCCCGTACCTGTCCGATGCCGGGCCAGTAGACCTGGGCGTCGACGCCCATCTGGGCGGCGACCTGGAAGTTCTCCTCGGCCGCCGAGAACGACATCTGCGACCAGAGCGGGCGCTCGCTCTCCGCGAGGTGGCGGACCAGGCCGAACCACAGGGCTGCGTTGGCGATCGTGTCGGCCACCGTCGGTCCGGCGGCGAGCAGCCGGTTCTCGACCCGCAGGTGCGGCACGCCGCCTGCGATGTCGTAGACGGGCCGGTTCCAGCGGTAGATGGTCCCGTTGTGCAGGCGCAGCTCGTGGAGCTGCGGGGTGCCGCCCGCGTCGAGGACCTCGAGCGGGTCCTCCTCGTCGGTGACCGGCAGCAGTGCCGGGAAGTAGCGGACGTTCTCCTCGAACAGGTCGAACACCGACGTGATCCACCGCTCCCCGAACCACACGCGCGGGCGCACGCCCTGCGCCTTGAGCTCCTCGCTGCGCGTGTCGGTGGCCTGCTCGAAGAGCGGGATGCGCGTCTCGCGCCAGAGCTCCTTGCCGAGCAGGAAGGGCGAGTTGGCCGAGACGGCCACCTGGATCCCGGCGATCGCCTGCGCCGCGTTCCAGTAGGCGGCGAACTGGTCGGGCGAGGTCTGCACGTGGAACTGGGTGCTGGTGCAGGCCGCCTCGGGCACGATCGAGTCGGCGGTGGCGGTGAGCCGCTCGCGCCCGGAGATGGCGATCGTGATGTCCTCGCCGCGGGCGTTGAGGATCTGCTCGGACAGCAGCTTGTAGCGCGGGTTCGCGCTCAGCGCGGAGACGCTCATGTGGCCCTCGGCCAGGGTCGGGAGGATCCCGATCATCACCTGGTGCGCCCCGACCTCGGCGGCCTTCTCCTCCGCGTTGTTGAGCGAGCGCCGCAGGCTGTCCTCGAAGGTGGAGAGCCCGCCCTCGCGCAGCTTGGCGGGCGCGAGGTTGACCTCGATGTTGAACTGGCCGAGCTCGGTCTGGAAGTCGGGGTCGGCGAGCGCCTCGAGCACCTCGGCGTTCTTCAGCGCCGGGTCGCCGGCGTCGTCGATGAGGTTGAGCTCCATCTCGAGCCCGGTCATCGGGTCGTCGGTGTCGAAGCGCGACTCGCGCAGCATCCGGGCGAAGACGTCGAGGTTGCGACGGATCTTCTCGCGGTGGCGCGTCCGGTCAGCCCGGCTGAACTCCTGCTGATCGACTTCTTCTCCCATGGGCGCACCCTAGTCAGGCGCACGGGGCGGCGGGAACGCCCGCGCGGCGGCGTCTCACGCCGCGGGGTCCCCCGAACCACCCAGCACCGGACGCAGGCCCTCCCACGCGTCGGGGCTCACGGCTCCGTCGAGGACGTGGGCGACGAGCCCGGCCAGCGAGTGGTCGGGGCACCCCTCGCGGCTCCGGTCGACCGCGCACCACGCCAGGGCGCCGTCGCCGAGCAGCCACGCGGCGAACGCGAGGACCGCCGCGGGACCCGCGACGTGCTCGAGCGGCAGCCGGCGCACCGCGTCGGACCACAGGTCGACCGCGGCCCGCGCCTGCTCACGGGTCAGCGACACCCACGCCTCGTCCCGGAGCGGACCGCTGGTGACCGTCACCGCGACCCGCGCCAGCTCCGCCGTCGTGAACGACCTGGTCCCCGCGGTCCGCCGGCGGCACAGCGCGCCGAGCCCACCGGGCGCGAGCGGGACCGCGTCGCGGATCCGGGCGGCCGTCCGTGCTGCCTCCTCCGGGTCGGGCGCGATGGTCGCGCGCAGCGCGTCGCGGCTCGGGTGGGTGACGCGTCCGTCGAGCACCCCCTGGGCGGTGAACGGGTGGTCGGTCAGGGTGAAGGGCACGCCGCGGTAGGCCTCGAGGGGAGCCCCGGGCAGCACCGCGTACCAGTGCGAGTCGTGGACCCGCAGCACCTCGTGGACGGTGACGCCCTCGGCCGTGAGCTCGTCGTGGAGCGCCCAGGCCGCCTCGTCGGCGACGGTCGTGTCGTCGTCGTAGACCACGAGGACCACCTCGCGGACGCGGTGGCGCCGCACCGGCCGCACCAGCGCCTCGACGACGTCGTCGACGTCGTCGGGGTCGTGCGGGAGGTCGACGCGGGCGTGCAGGCCGCCGGGCGCGCCGACGCTGACCAGGACGACCGAGTGCTGGGGCTGGAAGCCGAGCGCGAGCGGGACGAAGGCGACGAGGTCGGCGGGCGTGCGAGCGCGCATCAGGGTGGCAGGCCGCGCGGGGTCGGGCACCGGGACCCTGCCCGGCTCGGGAGCGATGGGGTTCGTTGTCATGACGAGGACGCTTCCCGCACCCACCGACCTCCCACGCCTCCCGGTCCGCCGGCCTGTGGAGGAAGGCCCGCGGGGCTCGCCTGTGGATGGTTGGTGGACTGGGAGACTGGTCCGGTGACGTCGCACTCCCCCACCCCTGGCCTCGGGTCCCCGGCCTGATGCGCGCCACCGCCTCGATCCTCCACGTCGACCTCGACGCGTTCTTCGCAGCCGTCGAGCAGCGCGACAAGCCGTCGCTGCGCGGCAAGCCGGTGATCGTCGGCGGCACGGGCGGACGCGGCGTCGTCGCCACGGCCTCCTACGAGGCGAGGCGCTACGGCGTGGGCTCGGCGATGTCGGGTCGCGAGGCGCGGGCACGGTGCCCCCACGCCGCGTTCCTCAGCGGACGCTTCCACGCCTACCGCGAGACCAGCAGGCAGGTCATGGACGTGCTGCGCGAGCTGTCCCCGCTCGTGGAGCCGCTCTCGCTGGACGAGGCGTTCGTCGACCTGGCGGCGGCCGGGCTGTCGGACCTCGAGGTGGCCACGGTGACTCAGGTCGGGGCCGAGCTGCGCCGCCGCGTGCAGGAGGTGACCGGGGGGTTGACCGCCACGGTCGGGATCGCCTCGTCGAAGTTCCTCGCCAAGGTGGCCAGCGAGCTTGACAAGCCCGACGGCATGACGGTGGTCGCTCCCGGGACGGAGCTCGATCTCCTGCGGCCGATGCGGGTGGGCGTCATCCCGGGCGTCGGGCCGGCCACGGCCGACCGCCTGAGGCGTGCCGGGATCCACACCATCGCCGAGCTCGAGGGCACCGGCGAGGACGAGCTGGTCGCGCTGCTCGGCAAGGCGCAGGGGCACGGCCTGTGGCAGCTCGCACGTGCGCGCGACGACCGCCCCGTCGTGGCCGAGCGCGAGGCGAAGTCGATCAGCGTCGAGGGCACGTACGACTCCGACCTCACCGACCGGCGGCTGATGGAGGGGCTGCTGACCCGCCAGGCGCGCGACGTCGGCGCCCGGATGCGCAAGGGCGGGCACTCGGGGCGCACCGTGACGATCAAGGTCCGGCTGCACGACTTCACCACCCTCAGCCGCTCCAGCACCCTGTCCAGCCCGACCGACGACGGCGCCACGATCGCCCGCGTCGCCCGCTCGCTGCTCGCCGACCTCGACACGACCGGCGGCGTCCGCCTCCTCGGCGTCGGCGTCTCGGGGCTGGCCGACTGGGTGCAGGAGGACCTGTTCGGCACGGACACCGACTCCGAGGAGGACGTCGAGGTCGAGCTGCCGGCGCCGCCGCGACGGCTGTGGCCACCGGGCGCGGACGTCGTCCACGACGAGATGGGCCCGGGCTGGGTGTGGGGGTCGGGGTCGGGTGTCGTCACCGTCCGCTTCGAGACTGCGCACACGCCGCCCGGGCCGGTGCGCAGCTATCGCAGCGACGACCCCGCCCTGCATCGCGTCGAGCCTCCCGCCGAGGACTGAGGTCGCGGCCGCCCACCGCTCCCGCGGCACGGGCCCGACATGGTGAAGGGCTCCCGGCGGTATGAGCGCCGGGAGCCCCTCGATTCGGCCGGGTGTGGTGACGTCCGGCCCACCGGACCGGGCACCGCGTCCCCGCCTGCCCCGTCACCGGGCCTGCGCGGCGAGCACGCTCGCCGGGTGGAACTCGTGCCGTCCGATCCGATCCCCGACCCCGCAGGAGCGGCGTCGGTAGGCAGAGTTCTATGCCCCTCGTCCCCGCCGGCACAAGGGCCTGGCGGCACAAACCCGGGGTCCCACAGGGTTGCCCACAGAAGTC
This genomic interval from Nocardioides palaemonis contains the following:
- a CDS encoding glutamate-cysteine ligase family protein; translation: MGEEVDQQEFSRADRTRHREKIRRNLDVFARMLRESRFDTDDPMTGLEMELNLIDDAGDPALKNAEVLEALADPDFQTELGQFNIEVNLAPAKLREGGLSTFEDSLRRSLNNAEEKAAEVGAHQVMIGILPTLAEGHMSVSALSANPRYKLLSEQILNARGEDITIAISGRERLTATADSIVPEAACTSTQFHVQTSPDQFAAYWNAAQAIAGIQVAVSANSPFLLGKELWRETRIPLFEQATDTRSEELKAQGVRPRVWFGERWITSVFDLFEENVRYFPALLPVTDEEDPLEVLDAGGTPQLHELRLHNGTIYRWNRPVYDIAGGVPHLRVENRLLAAGPTVADTIANAALWFGLVRHLAESERPLWSQMSFSAAEENFQVAAQMGVDAQVYWPGIGQVRATELVLRRLLPMARAGLDSYGVPAEESDRYLGIIEQRCLKETSGAAWFVGRVHERGGADRYDTLRAALLDYRERMHSNQPVHEWD
- a CDS encoding DNA polymerase IV, giving the protein MRATASILHVDLDAFFAAVEQRDKPSLRGKPVIVGGTGGRGVVATASYEARRYGVGSAMSGREARARCPHAAFLSGRFHAYRETSRQVMDVLRELSPLVEPLSLDEAFVDLAAAGLSDLEVATVTQVGAELRRRVQEVTGGLTATVGIASSKFLAKVASELDKPDGMTVVAPGTELDLLRPMRVGVIPGVGPATADRLRRAGIHTIAELEGTGEDELVALLGKAQGHGLWQLARARDDRPVVAEREAKSISVEGTYDSDLTDRRLMEGLLTRQARDVGARMRKGGHSGRTVTIKVRLHDFTTLSRSSTLSSPTDDGATIARVARSLLADLDTTGGVRLLGVGVSGLADWVQEDLFGTDTDSEEDVEVELPAPPRRLWPPGADVVHDEMGPGWVWGSGSGVVTVRFETAHTPPGPVRSYRSDDPALHRVEPPAED
- a CDS encoding HhH-GPD-type base excision DNA repair protein, with the protein product MGFQITGDPAADKVLDDSAFALLVGMMLDQQYPMEHAFRGPAKVLDRFGTVEPGAIASADPEEFAAMASTPPAIHRFPGSMSARMQELARIVEDTYGGDASRLWTEARDGKDLLKRVMSLPGFGKQKAQIFVALLAKQLGVRPDGWEAAVGDYALEGHRSVADVVDADSLQKVRDFKKAKKAAARDAQ
- a CDS encoding DUF4192 domain-containing protein: MTTNPIAPEPGRVPVPDPARPATLMRARTPADLVAFVPLALGFQPQHSVVLVSVGAPGGLHARVDLPHDPDDVDDVVEALVRPVRRHRVREVVLVVYDDDTTVADEAAWALHDELTAEGVTVHEVLRVHDSHWYAVLPGAPLEAYRGVPFTLTDHPFTAQGVLDGRVTHPSRDALRATIAPDPEEAARTAARIRDAVPLAPGGLGALCRRRTAGTRSFTTAELARVAVTVTSGPLRDEAWVSLTREQARAAVDLWSDAVRRLPLEHVAGPAAVLAFAAWLLGDGALAWCAVDRSREGCPDHSLAGLVAHVLDGAVSPDAWEGLRPVLGGSGDPAA
- a CDS encoding universal stress protein yields the protein MGTVVVGYVPKPEGEAALEAGISEAKLRGGKLVVVNSHRGGQEFDGVKARAAEDDMATIREKLEASGVEHDVRQLVRGFEPAEDLISIAEANDAELLVIGLRRRSPVGKLILGSNAQRVLLDAPCPVLAVKAQ
- a CDS encoding RNA polymerase sigma factor; amino-acid sequence: MFVSSHARKLLPAEVLSHPSITALVEGGAPTGTVSPQDVRRASDEAGVEPRHLKALLVHLGELGITVQLDASSLRAVAATSKRASTSAAAKKAPAKKAAASAAAEPAAPAKKAAPAKKAAPAKKAAAKKATATATGADEVVDLGAVETPAVGPDGKKVLPDIPDDQFEKDVAADPTIKEDEKQAFTVSAADETDEPEQQVMVAGATADPVKDYLKQIGKVPLLNAEMEVELAKRIEAGLFSEEKLAKGGRISAKMLEEYEWIAEDGRRAKNHLLEANLRLVVSLAKRYTGRGMLFLDLIQEGNLGLIRAVEKFDYTKGYKFSTYATWWIRQAITRAMADQARTIRIPVHMVEVINKLARVQRQMLQDLGREPTPEELAKELDMTPEKVIEVQKYGREPISLHTPLGEDGDSEFGDLIEDSEAIVPADAVSFTLLQEQLHAVLDTLSEREAGVVSMRFGLTDGQPKTLDEIGKVYGVTRERIRQIESKTMSKLRHPSRSQVLRDYLD